The DNA window TGATACGTGGAAAGTATCGATTAACACTCCCAATAGCAACGTGTGGCAATTAGTATCAATTTTGTATGAGCATTGGaaaagaaacaataaattaaacTTTCATACTAAATCATAGCCTGCTGTTTGTATCCAGCGATGTGTCTTTCTTTTGATGGTCCGTCACTGATGCAATCATGCTACACTGTTTCCCGTTCATTGGTTGGATAAAGAATGAGGAGGAACGGTCCCTTAGAAGATAATTGAGTTTTAAAAGCTATATTGAAGGAAGTTTACGTTCTACTTGTAGTGTAAGGAGCTACTCACTACTGTTTTCTTTTGCGGCGATATTCTAATGGCTGAGTGTTGCGTTGAGTCCCTGGAGCGTTTAGGGTTTTAGAGGGCTCCGGAGCATATGAGGCGAACAGTGCGTGGGGGTTCCAGTAATTTCTCGGGCAGCTCGGCACCTTTAAGAATGAGATAATTGTCTCCTCATTTGTCGGGTCGTTGGCTAGAATGTCTCGGATTGAAGACGGGTAGTTGGTGGAGGTTTCCAAGGTTTTAAAACTCTGAAAAATCGACCGGAAGATGTTCCACGGTGAGTTTGGTTTGGCATACCTGACAGACTggatagggggggggggggtcagttGGAGTGATCGTATGTGCGTGAGTTATTTTGGTGTGTCTAACTCGTAGCCGAAATGGGGTTCTCTGTTCGAGCCTGTTACTCCGATCAGTCCATCGTTCCGGGCCTTCCTTGAGGTGGCGGAGTTGACTAATAAAGTGAGACATAGATTCTGATTTGAACTGGGAGATGATATCCGTCGATGGAACCAATTTGGTCGGCAATCTTCAGGCCTGCCTCCCACGGACTGCCAATGAGTCGGCTTCCTCATTCCCGCTGGTCCCGTAGTGATCGGGTACCCAGCATATCGTGGTCAACGGATCGCAGGTGTCCTCTATAGCCTGTATGTAAGAGTGGCGTGACGTTTCCGTTTTCAAGGCGAATATGACCGGCATAAAGCCCGTCAGAATGATAGTCGGTATTCCATCTGGCCTCCGCAATCGCGAGACTGGTGACAGCAGCCCCTACCGAGAAAATGAAGTTGCTTGTGGCGAGGCGGTAGATCAGAGCAGACCCTCACGCTTTCTTGCAGCTTGGAAGCGTCAGTGTAGATCCGGACGAGGTTCGGGAATCCTTGGTTCATCAGTTCTAGGAATTTGGCCCAAGGGACCTCGGGGGTCGGGCCTGCTCGCAGCGACTTGGGTAGGTTGGTGTTCGAACTTCTCGTTGGCCAGGGTCGGTTTCGGGTTCTGTGGATGCGAGCTATTTCTGGGAGGTCTGTGCCGGTGTACTTTTAGAGCCGTTTTCAGCAGGCCTCCTTTCGAGGAATCCCAGAGCGCACCGCAAGTATGATGTTAGCGGCTGCCCACCGAAAGAGGAGAATGCCCGGTTCGACACAGGCTGCTCCGACGGGAGTGCTCGGCAATAGGTTAGAGATCAACCAAGTCGTTCCGTTGTACAGGGGAGTAAGGATTCTCGTCAGCCTGTCCAAGTTGTGGCTGAATATTTCAATATCGTAGAATATTGTGCTATTGATGAGCGCACTGTCGACGTTCAGAGCAGTTCTCCCGTTCCATGTCGGTTGCCGGGCACTGATGGTTCGAATGAGCGTTTCCTACTTTCAAAATCTCGTTTGACACCCGGAAATCCGGAAAGTGAGACGACGGTCCAGCGTGATACCGAGGATTTTTAGTTCTCTGCGGAAAGGAAAAAGTGTATTTCTGAGTTTGACCGATATGTTAGGTGATTGAAATTGCAACAGTGTGATACTTATGATGTCGTGGGTGTAGACGAAAATATAAACTCCCACGATAGAGATGCAAAGAAGGAATTCATGCTGACGAGGAATAAAATGACGGCGAGGAGGGATCCCTGTGGGATACCGTTTTCATCCACATACGTTCTGGATTGTAAGCTACCGACTCCCACTCGGAAAACACGATTGTTGAGGTAGTCCATGATGTAGTTCCCACAGTTTCCGGTGACTTCCCAGTTAACTACTTGCCGGAGAACCCCCTCACGGTAGACTGTATTGTAGGCCTTGGCATCCAATATTAATATTACTCCGCTAGAGCCTGCCGAAGGATTTCTCCAAAGGTTCCGAGGTGGGCTCCAGTCCCTCCACCCTTGTGGAATGCGAATTGGCGCTGGTCAAGATGGAGTTTTCTTTGAGGTCGGTCATAAGCCGTTTGTTGACCATCCACTCCAGGTAGTGTCACCTTTCTTTGATATAGGGATTAATCGCTATTCCCTGTTTCCAAGAAGATGGGGTGGATTGGTTATTCCAGATGTGGTTCAAACATTCCAACAGCTCTCTTCTAGCCTCTGGTGGAGCAAGCTGTAGCATTGGATAAACGGAGAACGCTCTGTTGAAGTCTTGTCCGGAGTCCGGTGGGAAGGATATGGGCGCTCTTCCGAGCCTTCTGCATCGTGCTAAAAAGATTGGAGGGAGGGCATCGTCTGAGGATATTGAGCTGAAGTGTTTGCCAattcttcagcaatttcttagGGTTCGACTGTTGTAGTTCCGTTTACTTCGCGGGGGAAGCCGACTTGCCTTCTTTTCCTGCTGAGCGCGTTCACTGTGATCCAAAGCTCGGCAGTGGAAACATCCGGCGATATCCTTTGGAGAAATGTGTTCCAGCCCTTGTTCTTCGAAGCCTCATGATCTACGAAACACTGCAGCCCTCTGTTCTTTCGTGGGGTGGCTAGCGGGGATCTTTTCCGGTATCCGGAGTGCTCTGCGGTGGTCTTAGATGGCTTGACTGACCTCCGGGTTTTACCAGTTGGTGGTTCGGGATGAAGGTAGGCCACTTGTACGAGAAAAACTGCACTCAGCGGCTTGAACGAGTTTAGTCATTGATGGGTCGGATTTTTGTTCACGGCATGGTGCGAAGGAGTCCGAGACTGCCTCCTCGTAGGCAACTCAGTCTGCCTGCTTGTATAGCCAGGTCGACGGCGAGTCGTGGCTGGTGGTATGCGGTCGTAGGTTATTTGAATTGGATTATGGTCGCTATTTCCGGTGATTTCGAGAACGGACCAACCACAGGCCCCAGCGAGCTCCGTAAAGAGGAAATAAATGTCCAAGACTAGAGAGAATTGGCCTCGGATACAGGTGAAGCTTCCGTTGTTAAGTACAATAGCGTTACACCCTTCCGTGACTTTGGCAGTTAGGTTGGAAAAATGTTATAGTTTATTGGAGAGCAAGGCATAGTGGTTGAAGTTGAGCAATTTACAACTGTAGATCCCCCAAGAAACCCCGGAGGCTGTTCATGTGCAACTGTAAAGCGAGTATGAGATGGGACTGAATTCTGTTGAGGTTAGCTCGGTGGTCCTGCTAGACGGTCTTAACAGGACTGCGACGGAGAATGGTCTGGAAGGCGGCGGGTGCGATAATCAGGCCGTAGATAAGGTAATCAAATACCATTAACCGTTTTCTACGATGTAAAGGTAGCTGACTTCAAAAGACTCTGCCAATCTATTTGCCGAATTCTGTTTTCAATGCAGAAGCGCCCATACTTTCCTCTAGCACAAgcgtttttattattaattatgGACTGAATCTCCCATCATTACCAGTCGGCCTAGAAGTTTACACCGCACTTACCAAAGTTTATACTTCTAAAGGTACTGAGGTCGATGGTCTGCCACTACTTTTTATAAAGTAATGTGCTAATGTTTTGTCACTTCCTATAGCGGACGTCTTCAGTCTATCAATTTCGGAGGTAACCTTTCCGGAAGCCTGGAAAACGACTTTCGTCATTCCAATCCACAAAACAGGAAATATTCACAACGTAGAAAAGTATCGTGGAATtcagatttatttaaaaaaaaactactggAGCTCCTCAAGGCAGTATACTGGGACCGGTCAGCTTCGTACTGTTTGTGAATGGTCTATGTCTCCATTTGAACTGCGACTATGTACTGTATGCtgacgatttgaaaatatttaaaactatCTGCTCTGCTAACGCTTTTATATATCTACAATTGGACATTGACTTGCGATTGCGATGATGTAAAGAGAATGGAATGAGGGTGAACATCAAGAAACACAAAGCAACCTCATTCACTCGGCGTCGGTTATCGATCAAGCACGAGTACACtctgaatgatcaaatcaaattatttttaattgcagGATTAGGAATTTAAGTTAAGCTAGGAGcaaatattgtaaaatttacgaaaattagcaaaaaaaagcaaaaattgaaAGAGTGCACTAACGCAACGGCCGGAAGGTTAATGAGAAATCTAAGTAAAATGCTTTCTTCTGTTCTATAGTACTCgttagaaatgatttttaatgttGCTTCAGTCCTTTTAAAACAAAATGCGTGAAAAgccaaaaaaaacaaatcttcAGTGGACGTTTACTCAATAATGGGATATGTTGTTCACAGGAATTTTGCCCCGTTAGGAGCTGCACAAAATAAAAgaagttaatttaaaataacCAAACTTGACAAAAATTACCTTTTACTTCACTGGATGTCTCCGTCTCGGCTGTTGTTGTTTTTGAATTATCGATTcgaatgaaattttgcacatgtATTTGATTCTGCCTTTATCAAAATGTTCCATTTTTTGCAACATCAACGTGTTGTAATACaaattgaaatgattttattttcGATGTAAAAAAACAAGCAATTTCTCCGTGTTTGCTGAGAACCCAAGATATTGTTGAGCTTATTTCAAATCTGTTAGGAAAAAAAAGCGCATTACTTCTAAATAACTTCTAATTAATTGTCAATAACCGTATAAAGAATAAACCATATAGATTTTTACAGATAGAACTAAAGATAACTGTGAGACAAAATCACATATTAACGTTTTCCAAATAGAGAAAATAGGCAATGGGACAATATTCCTCATCGATAGTTAGAACAATGCTCTCGTGATGAATCATCGGTTTTTCTaaatgaaaataattctgcaACCCTTCGAGATATATTGCATAATGTTGGTGAGGAACCAGTTTAGTTATTGGGAAATATATATTAGCTATGTTGATTGTTGCTGTATCTTCTGCGGAAAAGTCGCAGGACCCGAGAACGTCAGCAACCTTAGCCCTATAAGTTACTAAATTCGCAGTGATCAACTTTTTTTGGGGTAATTCGACGTACACTCCGATGCCgaccaaaaaaattggatttttcGATGTTACTGTAAATCTGTAGGTAATGTTTGAACCAATACATCTAGCTGTAGAGTTACAGATTTTCTCCCGATTAAAGTTTCCAAAAACACGTAATGTATTGCACCGCAACGATCGAGGGGTATTATCTAAAACTGTCTTCAACTCAGCCACCTGCTTAGCCTTCATTTCAGCTACATCCACCTCGTCGCTTTCCTGCCAATCATTCAACATGTTCAATATTTCAGCATTTGAGCAGTTAATACGTTTTGCTCTGACAATCAATTCCAACGAATCGCGATCAAGCAAGCTAATATCTTCATGTTTAAAGTAAAACATGGCGTTTTCCGTAATTACGTCCAAACAGCGCTCATCAACATTCTCAAAATAAAACCGTCGATTTAGTTTCAATATCTTTAAGACAGTTTCTTCGGTGATACTTTTAACCAAAAACTTGGAAGCGTGCTCCAAAATATCCACGAACATGTACTTTTCACAAACAACGCAAATGTCGTGGACGTTTTCAAGCGTAATGGTCACTCTGTGGGCATAAACGAAGCGTAGGATTTCCAAAAAGATGATCGGATCCGTATCTTCCAGCGTAACCTCCGACGCGCCAGACTCCTTAAATCCACCGGTGAACATGGTGAAAAAGTATTTCGAAGCTGTAATCAGGAACATTTTGTGACCATAAATTCGTTGCTTTTCTTCTCCCACGATGAAAACAACGTCCGACATGAACTTGTTGTTGACCATGTGCTCCCTGCAATCGGCAGTTTTTCCGACGAAATCCATCATCGGCTGTGATTGTTCGTTTTGCTGACTAGTTCAAAGAGGAGAATAAATTATCAAATATTCACATATTTACAGTCAAAGGTACTTACCTATCTCCATTCCCATTTACTTTTGATACGTTGAATAGCTGATGATTATTGGACATGTTTATTCGTCTATTCGCGCACTGTGGATGCTTATTGCAAGCCAAAACCGCTGTCTATAGACATATCCAATTGTgttggtattgtgccgttttgacgatTGAATTGGGATGAAAACGATGAAAACAAACCGCATCTGAGCTTAAGAGGAGGGCGGTAGTAAATATAAAAATGCGATATCTCTGCGTGCGTATTtgaaacgtcagatatctcaataaaGGATGACTACTACACAAAACGACACATAGGGCGGCGCTGTAGTCTAATGTTAGATAATCCCAGTAAGGAATCCAACCGGAAATCtggggtggcattccgcatctcgatttgatcaaaattctatcgaaTCGATGCTAATGCTTCGCATTATGAATATCGATCGTTCCAGCTCGCTCGAAAAACTACTTGATACTCGAAAAGTGTTGGCATTTTTTGAACCAAAATAATTGAACTCGAGTCGAGCGTACCTACAGTCGTGATttgctggttggacactttttaactggaccgctttttagttggacctccgctagttggaccattttcTAACTAAAAAGCaactgaacgccaaaatctcacgtcaaatttactttgacaatttaTTCATCAATCATTTACACTCCTAATGTCTTccttggagagtttttgacatttatcagttggtccaactagcgaatcaaattcgttagttggacagaggctgtggcccaaccagcgaatcacgactttAATTGCTCAATACTTTTATgactgtcgttcgagattatgattCGGTGTATTTATTTCATGCCATTCCTTGAATAGTTGTTTTTGGTTAACAATTGGAAGACTTGGAAGAGGATAAAAAGTTACcaaaagaactaaaaaaattccCACGTACTTCGAGCTAGTCGATTTTATATCTAATGCCACCGTCAGGAACATAGTAACATACATAGTTTTGCtaaatattgttattgttatttatcagtgtgcaatagggttgtctcaacaacctatttctgcaacctatgtgcattaactgtacacctaccgtctGACCGTTGCACTTGATAATGTGTACAGTGTCACACCTATGGTCGCTTCCCATGAGCGTTCTGGCGGCTTTTAGGCTGTCCTTCCATGCTACTCAGGGATACCTTGCTCCTATACACATCCATACATACGAACTTACAAttcgtacatacatacattcctAGTATTTAGCACAAGTTGAGAGGTATCATCTACGCTGTATAATCCTATGGAAAATCTCCgtttctgtctcttcctaatctcctttttgtctcctaggtccgaagcggatcaatctaACAGTCTAACGAACACACTAACAGTATTAGTCCTCACTCGCGAATGCTACAACTCTGCTGTTTCATCtttttataacaaaattcgGTTACCattgttctagtcaatatacgtattcattacattatgaaccatttttctATTATCACTATGCTGAGGAGAGAAGGTATTTTAGGGATTCACAAAATGTCTCTGGCCATAAAGGACGTAggaaatatttatccactatttcctgtaaagtttgctcgaactgAATGTCCGGCTGGTTCGATTCGAACAGACCACACcaatcatttctgagagccggtgtgcttggtcgagttatATAATCATAAAAACAATTCCTGGATatttaactatctcttaggtgccagtcctgcactcgtTTCCTGAACTAACCTCATACCCACGGTCAAatgagtcgacaactagtagcaGGATCCACATGTCTCCTACCCAAGCAAATTGaccaacttgcaagtaggagcacatatctaccaaccagccaagaagacttccgaacaaatgagaatggaccatgccagtcgaaggccacaggcccagtgCCATCTCGTACAGTTCCTGAAGTTTAATATTTGTTAGTA is part of the Topomyia yanbarensis strain Yona2022 chromosome 1, ASM3024719v1, whole genome shotgun sequence genome and encodes:
- the LOC131692964 gene encoding BTB/POZ domain-containing protein 19-like; translated protein: MSNNHQLFNVSKVNGNGDSQQNEQSQPMMDFVGKTADCREHMVNNKFMSDVVFIVGEEKQRIYGHKMFLITASKYFFTMFTGGFKESGASEVTLEDTDPIIFLEILRFVYAHRVTITLENVHDICVVCEKYMFVDILEHASKFLVKSITEETVLKILKLNRRFYFENVDERCLDVITENAMFYFKHEDISLLDRDSLELIVRAKRINCSNAEILNMLNDWQESDEVDVAEMKAKQVAELKTVLDNTPRSLRCNTLRVFGNFNREKICNSTARCIGSNITYRFTVTSKNPIFLVGIGVYVELPQKKLITANLVTYRAKVADVLGSCDFSAEDTATINIANIYFPITKLVPHQHYAIYLEGLQNYFHLEKPMIHHESIVLTIDEEYCPIAYFLYLENVNM